The Magnolia sinica isolate HGM2019 chromosome 10, MsV1, whole genome shotgun sequence genome includes a window with the following:
- the LOC131257645 gene encoding putative disease resistance protein At1g50180, giving the protein MAEAVLSFFVQKLGEQLVHEVELLTGVHDDVVWIRNELQTMRAFLKDADRRKDREELVEAWITQVRYSVFNAEDAVDEFMIRMDSQALSEQVIHEVELLTGVHDDVEWIRKELQTIRAFLKDADQRKEREEVVAAWITQVRYLVFNAEDAVDEFMIRMESQRGLQNVHMGCILFQAFFIKHLKVLQQNNKRIQKIRKEVKEIQEIGDRFGLQAAFQEGSSSYATDGGNRDPGVAASWVEEADIVGLENYVMKLGQLLLREEEIQQRAVISIVGMGGLGKTTLAKRFYRTATTSFDCHAWIYVSQSFQKKNILKRMLEGFYESRKEAAPNHVETLDETNIAKMINDYLQGKRYALFLDDIWDTSVWEDVKHALPHEGGSKIIFTTRSENRARPVHEKFHIHKVKPLSYELAWELFQKKVFLNQDTQGTCPQHLVEVGNAMVKRCKGLPLAIVVIGGLMSKKSTDPAEWNDVLENLDSELKDNEDLARLNRALLTSYNYLPFYLKYCFLYCGLFPEDYVFKRKKLIRMWLAEGFIEEHPRKTPEEVSSNYFAQLIDRNLLQPVIDERKGELKACQVHDLMRDVAVHMFKKEEFAAILTSRRNNFEEAQRRLAIQNAAIDIPRSMPELNTRSLLVFNDQEFPSSSFCRMFSKFKFLRVLDLEGTKIKILPNEVGGLIHLRYLSLRRTQIEELPVSLQRLHNLQTLEVRDSQLKGLPTGIDAYEIEASLFKEI; this is encoded by the exons ATGGCTGAGGCTGTTCTTTCCTTTTTTGTTCAAAAATTGGGCGAGCAACTCGTCCATGAAGTGGAGCTCCTCACTGGAGTTCATGATGATGTTGTGTGGATCAGGAATGAGCTCCAAACCATGAGAGCTTTCTTAAAGGACGCTGATCGAAGAAAGGACAGGGAGGAACTTGTGGAGGCTTGGATTACCCAAGTAAGGTACTCAGTCTTCAATGCCGAAGATGCAGTTGATGAGTTCATGATCCGAATGGATTctcaggc gttgagtgaGCAAGTCATCCATGAAGTGGAGCTCCTCACTGGAGTTCATGATGATGTTGAGTGGATCAGGAAAGAGCTCCAAACCATTAGAGCTTTCTTAAAGGACGCCGATCAAAGAAAGGAGAGGGAGGAAGTTGTGGCGGCTTGGATTACCCAAGTAAGGTACTTAGTCTTCAATGCCGAAGATGCAGTCGATGAGTTCATGATCCGAATGGAGTCACAACGGGGTCTTCAGAATGTACACATGGGCTGCATTCTCTTTCAAGCCTTCTTCATAAAGCACTTAAAAGTTCTACAACAAAACAATAAACGAATTCAAAAAATTAGAAAGGAGGTGAAGGAGATTCAAGAAATAGGTGATCGATTTGGGTTACAGGCTGCATTTCAGGAAGGGAGTAGTTCATATGCTACTGATGGTGGGAATCGAGATCCAGGAGTTGCCGCTTCTTGGGTCGAAGAAGCAGACATCGTGGGGCTTGAGAACTATGTCATGAAACTTGGGCAATTGTTGCTGAGAGAAGAGGAGATACAACAGCGTGCTGTCATTTCAATTGTTGGTATGGGTGGTCTGGGGAAGACTACTCTTGCAAAGAGATTCTATAGAACTGCAACGACAAGTTTTGATTGCCATGCATGGATTTATGTGTCTCAATCATTCCAAAAGAAGAATATCTTGAAGCGCATGCTTGAAGGATTTTATGAGAGTAGGAAGGAGGCGGCTCCAAATCATGTGGAGACATTGGATGAGACAAACATAGCAAAGATGATCAACGACTACTTGCAAGGAAAAAGGTACGCTCTGTTCCTTGATGATATATGGGATACTAGTGTTTGGGAAGATGTGAAACATGCTTTGCCTCATGAGGGTGGAAGCAAGATCATCTTCACGACTCGCAGTGAAAATAGAGCCCGTCCTGTCCATGAGAAGTTCCATATACACAAAGTGAAGCCATTATCTTATGAATTGGCTTGGGAACTCTTCCAAAAAAAGGTATTTCTGAACCAAGACACTCAAGGAACTTGTCCGCAACACTTAGTCGAAGTGGGAAATGCCATGGTCAAAAGATGCAAAGGGTTACCACTCGCCATTGTGGTAATTGGTGGCCTCATGTCAAAGAAGAGCACTGATCCAGCTGAATGGAATGATGTGCTTGAAAATCTTGATTCGGAACTGAAAGATAATGAAGATCTTGCAAGATTAAATCGAGCCCTGTTAACGAGTTACAACTATTTACCTTTTTACCTCAAATATTGTTTCTTGTATTGTGGTCTATTTCCAGAGGATTATGTGTTTAAGAGAAAGAAGCTGATTCGCATGTGGCTGGCCGAGGGCTTCATTGAGGAACATCCACGGAAGACACCTGAAGAAGTTTCAAGTAATTACTTTGCTCAGCTCATTGATAGGAACCTGCTCCAACCTGTCATTGATGAGAGAAAAGGGGAATTGAAAGCATGTCAAGTGCATGACCTCATGCGTGACGTTGCTGTTCACATGTTTAAGAAGGAAGAATTCGCAGCAATCCTAACAAGCCGAAGAAATAATTTTGAAGAAGCGCAACGTCGGTTGGCCATCCAAAACGCTGCAATTGATATTCCAAGAAGCATGCCTGAATTGAATACTCGGTCACTTCTTGTATTTAACGACCAGGAATTTCCCTCTTCCTCTTTCTGTAGAatgttttcaaaattcaaatttttgaggGTATTAGATCTAGAAGGCACTAAAATAAAGATTTTGCCGAATGAAGTTGGAGGGTTGATTCACTTACGGTATTTGAGCTTGAGGAGGACACAGATTGAGGAACTCCCTGTTTCATTGCAAAGACTGCACAACCTACAGACGCTGGAAGTTAGAGATTCCCAATTGAAAGGTTTACCCACTGGAATAGATGCTTACGAAATTGAGGCATCTTTATTTAAAGAAATTTAG